Proteins from a single region of Symphalangus syndactylus isolate Jambi chromosome 12, NHGRI_mSymSyn1-v2.1_pri, whole genome shotgun sequence:
- the GJA5 gene encoding gap junction alpha-5 protein, translated as MGDWSFLGNFLEEVHKHSTVVGKVWLTVLFIFRMLVLGTAAESSWGDEQADFRCDTIQPGCQNVCYDQAFPISHIRYWVLQIIFVSTPSLVYMGHAMHTVRMQEKRKLREAERAKEVQGSGSYEYPVAEKAELSCWEEGNGRIALQGTLLNTYVCSILIRTTMEVGFIVGQYFIYGIFLTTLHVCRRSPCPHPVNCYVSRPTEKNVFIVFMLAVAALSLLLSLAELYHLGWKKIRQRFVKPQQHMAKCQLSGPSVGIVQSCTPPPDFNQCLENGPGGKFFNPFNNNMASQQNTDNLATEQVRGQEQTPGEGFIQVCYGQKPEVPNGVSPGHRLPHGYHSDKRRLSKASSKARSDDLSV; from the coding sequence ATGGGCGATTGGAGCTTCCTAGGAAATTTCCTGGAGGAAGTACACAAGCACTCGACCGTGGTAGGCAAGGTCTGGCTCACTGTCCTCTTCATATTCCGTATGCTCGTGCTGGGCACAGCTGCTGAGTCTTCCTGGGGAGATGAGCAGGCTGATTTCCGGTGTGATACGATTCAGCCTGGCTGCCAGAACGTCTGCTACGACCAGGCTTTCCCCATCTCCCACATTCGCTACTGGGTGCTGCAGATCATCTTTGTCTCCACGCCCTCTCTGGTGTACATGGGCCACGCCATGCACACTGTGCGCATGCAGGAGAAGCGCAAGCTACGGGAGGCCGAGAGGGCCAAAGAGGTCCAGGGCTCTGGCTCTTACGAGTACCCGGTAGCAGAGAAGGCAGAACTGTCATGCTgggaggaagggaatggaaggatTGCCCTCCAGGGCACTCTGCTCAACACCTATGTGTGCAGCATCCTGATCCGCACCACCATGGAGGTGGGCTTCATTGTAGGCCAGTACTTCATCTACGGAATCTTCCTGACCACCCTGCACGTCTGCCGCAGGAGTCCCTGTCCCCACCCTGTCAACTGTTACGTATCCCGGCCCACAGAGAAGaatgtcttcattgtctttatgCTGGCTGTGGCTGCACTGTCCCTCCTCCTTAGCCTGGCTGAACTCTACCACCTGGGCTGGAAGAAGATCAGACAGCGATTTGTCAAACCGCAGCAGCACATGGCTAAGTGCCAGCTGTCTGGCCCCTCTGTGGGCATAGTCCAGAGCTGCACACCACCCCCTGACTTTAATCAGTGCCTGGAGAATGGCCCTGGAGGAAAATTCTTCAATCCCTTCAACAATAATATGGCCTCCCAACAAAACACAGACAACCTGGCCACTGAGCAAGTACGAGGTCAGGAGCAGACTCCTGGGGAAGGTTTCATCCAGGTTTGTTATGGCCAGAAGCCTGAGGTGCCCAATGGAGTCTCACCAGGTCACCGCCTTCCCCATGGCTATCATAGCGACAAGCGACGTCTTAGTAAGGCCAGCAGCAAGGCAAGGTCAGATGACCTATCAGTGTGA